The Pseudomonadota bacterium genome has a window encoding:
- a CDS encoding radical SAM protein: MSAHKLLGITQSTCPVCRELVPTKLLNINNDLYFEKLCPVHGINKVFVRADVNDYIKTLHYVKPASQPVKSYGNAEMPCPKGCGFCERHEQHLCLPIIEITQNCNLNCPICLVDAGSNEQLSVEEFSNIIDHLIKAEKQIDVLNLSGGEPLIHPDLLAIIDNALNRPEIVRVSISTNGLHLLKKPELLSQLKARDVVISLQFDGFDDDIYQKLRGLPLVKEKQMILDRLISADISTSLTMTAMRDLNEHALHDMINLLFSTDNIISLMIQPMVYEGRARDLAVPEKRLTLPEIIQLLGNTGQVQVDDFTPLPCSHPACFSLAFYLMLDEGGYVSINHLMDVPAWLDIIANQGIFGLDEDSHEQIKKSIYELWSGPAASNPESKKALNAIRELLRHISSIPESGFNPQKVFKVSERKIKSIFIHSFQDVDTFDLSRARRCCNGYPQKDGTVIPVCVHNVLGRNR; encoded by the coding sequence ATGTCAGCACATAAACTACTTGGTATTACTCAATCCACCTGTCCGGTCTGCAGGGAATTGGTGCCTACAAAACTTCTTAATATAAACAATGACCTTTATTTTGAAAAGCTCTGTCCGGTTCATGGTATTAACAAGGTATTTGTAAGAGCGGATGTTAATGACTATATAAAAACGCTTCATTATGTCAAACCAGCTTCTCAACCTGTAAAAAGTTATGGAAACGCTGAAATGCCATGCCCAAAAGGGTGTGGTTTTTGTGAACGTCATGAACAACATCTCTGCCTGCCGATTATTGAAATCACACAAAACTGCAATCTGAATTGTCCTATATGTCTGGTGGATGCGGGCAGTAATGAGCAACTGTCTGTTGAAGAATTTTCTAACATAATAGATCATCTTATTAAAGCGGAAAAACAGATTGATGTCTTGAATTTATCCGGAGGTGAACCGCTCATTCATCCTGACCTTTTGGCCATTATTGATAATGCTTTAAACCGCCCGGAAATAGTTCGTGTAAGTATTTCAACAAACGGATTGCATCTTCTTAAAAAGCCGGAGCTTCTTTCACAACTAAAGGCGCGCGATGTGGTTATTTCTCTTCAATTTGACGGATTTGATGATGATATTTACCAAAAGCTTAGAGGCCTGCCACTAGTCAAAGAAAAACAAATGATTCTTGATCGCCTCATATCTGCTGATATTTCAACAAGCCTCACCATGACCGCTATGCGGGATTTAAATGAACACGCATTGCACGATATGATAAACTTGTTGTTTTCAACCGATAATATTATCAGCCTGATGATCCAGCCCATGGTATATGAAGGACGCGCAAGAGATCTTGCGGTTCCCGAAAAGCGGCTTACACTGCCTGAGATAATTCAGTTATTAGGAAATACCGGCCAGGTGCAAGTTGATGATTTTACCCCCCTGCCCTGTTCCCACCCGGCCTGTTTTTCACTTGCCTTTTATCTTATGCTTGACGAAGGTGGGTATGTATCGATTAACCACCTGATGGATGTCCCTGCCTGGCTGGATATTATTGCCAACCAGGGCATTTTCGGTCTTGATGAAGATTCTCATGAACAGATCAAAAAAAGTATTTATGAACTCTGGTCAGGACCTGCGGCAAGTAATCCCGAATCCAAAAAAGCATTAAATGCGATCCGGGAATTGTTGCGTCACATCAGCAGTATTCCGGAATCAGGTTTTAATCCGCAAAAAGTATTTAAAGTCAGTGAAAGAAAAATAAAATCCATTTTCATACATTCATTTCAGGATGTGGACACATTCGATCTTTCAAGGGCAAGACGTTGTTGTAATGGCTACCCCCAGAAAGACGG
- a CDS encoding SDR family oxidoreductase, whose product MNRTVLITGGSGELGQVLVARYTEANDRVFFTFHQNSKNAGKIAEKTGATPIQADLTKPDQVAQMIEQIEKQVPAIDILINNAGATQVMPFALIEEEDWDYIINANLKSMFLTTKAVARGMIAAKKGVIINIGSIAGKRLLEVPVHYATTKAAVFGFTVSLAKELARYKIRVNMVTPGMLESGVSSMVPEKRKEEYLKHCTAGRPGKMSEVASVIYFLSSEDASYINAQEIIVDGGL is encoded by the coding sequence ATGAATAGAACTGTTTTGATCACTGGTGGAAGCGGTGAATTGGGCCAGGTGCTGGTAGCACGTTATACTGAGGCAAATGATCGGGTTTTTTTTACATTTCATCAAAATAGCAAAAACGCCGGAAAAATTGCCGAAAAGACTGGGGCTACTCCTATTCAGGCGGATTTAACCAAGCCGGACCAGGTAGCACAGATGATAGAGCAAATTGAAAAACAAGTCCCTGCTATAGATATTCTGATAAACAATGCCGGTGCAACTCAGGTTATGCCTTTTGCTCTGATTGAAGAAGAAGACTGGGATTATATTATTAATGCTAATCTGAAATCCATGTTTCTGACAACCAAGGCAGTCGCAAGAGGCATGATAGCCGCCAAAAAAGGCGTAATTATTAATATCGGATCTATTGCCGGAAAACGACTCCTTGAAGTTCCGGTACATTATGCTACAACAAAAGCAGCAGTATTCGGTTTTACAGTTTCACTGGCAAAAGAACTTGCCCGGTATAAAATTCGCGTGAATATGGTAACGCCTGGTATGCTGGAATCCGGTGTCAGTAGTATGGTCCCGGAAAAAAGAAAAGAGGAATATTTAAAACATTGTACTGCAGGAAGGCCTGGTAAAATGAGCGAAGTCGCTTCTGTTATCTATTTTTTATCAAGCGAAGATGCAAGCTATATAAATGCTCAGGAAATTATTGTAGATGGCGGATTATAG
- a CDS encoding nitroreductase family protein: MDLLKAIKDRRSVHRFLEKIPAKELLFELIEYAVMAPNAMNRQDWRFTIIRSHKVKQQISSVVEKKWSQSGDGESGIDDPIKTYAGNFISFVSAPVLIMVDIKKPPRFLIKRYDENAAKITGSYASACMAVQNLLLASHDKGLGTCVYSGFLAAENEVKQILNISDKRELVCLIALGYPDENPLPPGRNDIQHILTIID; this comes from the coding sequence ATGGATTTGTTAAAGGCCATAAAAGACCGAAGAAGTGTACACCGCTTTTTAGAAAAAATACCGGCAAAAGAATTGTTGTTTGAACTTATTGAATATGCCGTTATGGCGCCAAATGCCATGAACCGTCAGGATTGGCGATTTACCATCATCCGCTCTCATAAAGTAAAACAACAAATTTCTTCTGTGGTGGAAAAGAAATGGTCACAGTCTGGTGATGGAGAATCCGGAATTGATGATCCTATAAAAACATATGCAGGTAATTTTATTTCTTTTGTAAGCGCACCTGTTTTAATCATGGTAGATATTAAAAAACCACCGCGGTTTTTAATTAAACGATATGATGAAAACGCAGCTAAAATTACAGGAAGCTACGCATCCGCTTGTATGGCTGTGCAAAATCTTCTTTTGGCATCACACGATAAAGGATTGGGCACATGTGTATATTCCGGATTTCTTGCGGCTGAAAATGAAGTCAAACAGATTTTAAACATTTCGGATAAAAGAGAACTGGTGTGTCTTATCGCGCTAGGATACCCGGATGAAAACCCGCTGCCACCCGGCCGAAATGATATTCAACATATATTAACAATTATAGATTAG
- a CDS encoding radical SAM protein, whose protein sequence is MSRLFDRNYTYFSTVRGMCRQCKKIIPARIVFKDNKVWQQRLCHTCGTDDSALIAGDVNWYLERISEPRHDHSPLISSGNEKSSRKGCPHDCGPCSWHATPCQLPVISVTNACNLRCPICFTYNRSDKIYNISLEEMRHRVDNVIEQSGECDLFNITGGEPTLHPDIFDIIRICKRPEIGRVTLNSNGITLAKDQSFCDRLAELGVYVILSFNTFSSESSIRIHGTDLVETKLKAIDNLKKAGVRMTLLNVLIQDENEDQLPKLIDLIRNNDHILSLTIQTMTYTGQGGGNFQRSRHIPVDVATQLLCNGIEGEIKPGDFISRPSAHPLCYSLCYLFKLDTLFLPFSNVLSTAEQHDMLKDSYLLRVKDDQDFFTDIVNRLYAQNRTDILPVFKQFVKEIFPAGKPLSLSERREKTESAVRIICIHSHMDEDTFDCSRTVLCPDQVPCEDGKLIPACTYNLFYRQQDENFYVST, encoded by the coding sequence GTGTCCAGACTTTTTGATCGCAACTATACATATTTTTCAACTGTTCGCGGCATGTGCCGTCAATGCAAAAAAATTATTCCGGCTCGTATTGTGTTTAAAGACAATAAAGTCTGGCAACAACGGCTTTGTCATACATGCGGCACAGATGATTCTGCGTTGATTGCAGGTGATGTAAACTGGTACCTTGAAAGAATAAGCGAACCAAGGCATGATCATTCACCGTTAATATCTTCCGGCAATGAAAAAAGCAGCAGAAAGGGATGCCCTCATGACTGCGGCCCATGCAGCTGGCATGCAACACCTTGTCAACTGCCGGTTATATCAGTAACCAATGCCTGTAATCTTCGCTGCCCGATATGTTTTACTTATAACCGCTCGGATAAAATTTATAATATTTCCCTTGAAGAAATGAGGCATCGTGTAGACAATGTGATTGAACAAAGCGGCGAATGCGATCTGTTTAATATTACCGGCGGAGAACCCACGCTTCATCCTGATATTTTCGATATAATAAGGATATGCAAACGGCCGGAAATTGGTCGTGTCACTCTTAACAGCAATGGTATTACTTTAGCAAAAGATCAATCTTTCTGTGACCGGCTGGCTGAGCTTGGTGTATATGTTATATTGTCATTTAATACTTTTTCTTCCGAATCAAGCATCCGGATTCATGGAACAGACCTTGTTGAAACCAAACTTAAAGCGATTGATAATTTAAAAAAAGCCGGTGTAAGGATGACGTTATTAAATGTCCTTATTCAGGATGAAAACGAAGACCAACTGCCCAAACTTATTGATCTCATAAGAAACAATGATCACATATTAAGCCTTACAATTCAAACCATGACCTATACCGGACAAGGTGGCGGGAACTTTCAGCGCTCAAGGCATATTCCTGTTGATGTCGCAACTCAGCTTTTATGTAACGGGATTGAAGGTGAAATAAAACCCGGTGATTTCATTTCCAGACCTTCCGCCCATCCGTTATGCTATTCTCTGTGTTATCTGTTCAAACTGGATACTTTGTTTTTACCGTTTTCAAATGTATTAAGTACTGCCGAACAACATGACATGCTAAAAGATTCTTATTTGCTGCGGGTTAAAGATGATCAGGACTTTTTTACAGATATAGTAAATCGTCTGTATGCCCAAAACCGGACGGATATACTGCCCGTATTTAAGCAATTCGTAAAAGAAATATTTCCGGCAGGCAAACCGTTGAGCCTTTCCGAACGCAGGGAAAAGACGGAATCAGCCGTACGTATAATTTGTATACATTCGCATATGGATGAAGACACATTTGACTGTTCCAGAACTGTTCTATGTCCGGATCAGGTTCCATGTGAAGACGGAAAACTTATTCCAGCCTGTACTTATAATCTTTTTTACCGCCAACAGGATGAAAACTTTTATGTCAGCACATAA
- a CDS encoding SDR family oxidoreductase translates to MAINKTQNNQKVALVVGVSSDIGQAIAEKLSHMNIKLHLTAHKNKSRAEEFAKTLSSCSLHSLDIKNSDQTDQLCELIFEKEKRLDIMINCASVNIEQPALGMNDDEWKNVVDVNLTGAFYLCRSVAKYMITNRYGRIVNISSIAATRGGRGQINYAASKSGLESMTRVMALELGRKGVLVNCIAPGCIETKMTQRVRNEYGEEILKKIALRRFGLPVEVAELVCFLCSDACSYITGQVIRIDGGYSL, encoded by the coding sequence ATGGCAATTAATAAGACCCAAAATAATCAAAAAGTTGCACTTGTTGTGGGGGTAAGCAGCGATATCGGACAGGCCATAGCAGAAAAACTGTCACATATGAATATAAAACTTCATCTTACAGCACATAAAAATAAGTCGCGTGCCGAAGAGTTTGCAAAAACACTTTCATCATGCAGCTTGCATTCTCTGGATATAAAAAATTCAGACCAGACGGATCAGTTGTGTGAATTGATTTTTGAAAAAGAAAAGCGCCTGGATATAATGATAAACTGCGCTTCTGTTAATATAGAACAGCCTGCGCTTGGAATGAATGATGATGAATGGAAAAATGTAGTTGATGTTAATTTGACCGGGGCTTTTTATTTATGCCGCAGTGTTGCAAAATATATGATAACAAACCGCTATGGAAGAATTGTAAACATTTCTTCCATAGCTGCAACAAGAGGAGGTCGGGGTCAGATTAATTATGCCGCTTCAAAATCAGGACTTGAATCAATGACACGTGTAATGGCTCTCGAACTTGGCCGTAAGGGAGTTCTTGTTAATTGTATTGCTCCAGGCTGTATTGAAACTAAAATGACACAGCGGGTTCGCAATGAATACGGAGAAGAAATTCTTAAAAAAATTGCCCTTCGCCGTTTTGGATTACCGGTTGAGGTTGCCGAACTGGTGTGTTTTTTGTGCTCCGATGCCTGTTCTTATATTACAGGCCAGGTTATTCGGATTGACGGAGGATATAGCTTATAA
- a CDS encoding beta-ketoacyl-[acyl-carrier-protein] synthase family protein encodes MKRRVVITGIGCVSPFGVGIDIFWSSISKDVSGISKISRFDSSKFEVHLAGEIKHQIPGFSEYDKIFKEDVKISFALNAADQAMKDAGIINLNPKALLHIGTSLETIDLQKIIQNKSTQLKDILQRSLKDGARPLQMPLDIACELIEAVYGVPGLKITNVSACAASTQAIGHAFRRIRDGSYDMALCGGFDSMINPLGIGGFQLLGALNTNSDLGARACRPFDAARSGTVIGEGAAMFVIEPLDQALKMNKFIYAEIKGYGTSLDAYNLSAPDPEGTGGEQAVRNALNDANIKANEIDAVSAHGTGTYQNDKVEATMLRRIFGDKWKSIPVISTKSLVGHLIGAAGAIETAACIQGFVQHILHPNGSLQKTGDGCELDHIVNSPREFNGTNILKNSFGFGGQNAAIILGNAKHGN; translated from the coding sequence ATGAAAAGAAGGGTTGTTATTACAGGTATCGGATGCGTTTCGCCTTTTGGCGTTGGAATTGATATTTTCTGGTCTTCTATTTCCAAGGATGTATCCGGCATATCAAAAATATCACGTTTTGACAGTAGTAAATTTGAAGTACACCTTGCAGGCGAAATTAAACATCAAATACCAGGCTTCAGTGAATATGATAAAATATTTAAAGAAGATGTTAAAATATCTTTTGCATTAAATGCCGCCGATCAGGCTATGAAAGATGCCGGAATAATAAATCTTAACCCCAAAGCACTTTTACATATAGGGACATCACTTGAAACAATCGACCTTCAAAAGATTATTCAAAACAAAAGTACGCAGCTTAAAGATATTTTACAAAGAAGTTTAAAAGATGGTGCACGGCCACTTCAGATGCCATTAGATATTGCATGTGAACTGATTGAAGCAGTATATGGTGTTCCCGGATTAAAAATTACAAATGTAAGTGCTTGTGCAGCATCCACTCAGGCAATCGGGCATGCGTTTCGGCGTATCAGGGACGGTTCTTATGATATGGCTCTATGCGGTGGATTTGACTCCATGATCAATCCATTAGGTATCGGAGGCTTTCAATTACTGGGGGCATTGAATACAAATAGTGACCTTGGAGCGCGTGCGTGCAGACCTTTTGATGCCGCCAGAAGCGGAACCGTTATAGGAGAAGGCGCCGCCATGTTTGTGATAGAACCTTTAGATCAGGCATTAAAAATGAATAAATTCATTTATGCGGAAATTAAAGGGTATGGCACATCTTTAGATGCTTATAATTTAAGCGCTCCTGATCCGGAAGGAACCGGCGGAGAACAAGCTGTTCGAAATGCTTTAAATGATGCAAATATTAAAGCAAATGAAATTGATGCTGTCAGCGCGCATGGTACAGGGACTTATCAAAACGATAAGGTGGAAGCCACTATGTTACGCAGAATTTTTGGAGATAAATGGAAAAGCATTCCTGTTATATCTACCAAATCTCTTGTCGGACATCTTATCGGTGCCGCCGGGGCAATTGAAACAGCCGCATGTATTCAGGGTTTTGTTCAACATATACTACATCCCAATGGATCATTACAAAAAACCGGAGATGGATGTGAACTGGATCATATTGTGAACAGCCCGAGAGAATTTAACGGCACTAATATTTTAAAAAATTCTTTCGGATTCGGCGGACAAAATGCCGCAATAATTTTAGGTAATGCAAAACATGGCAATTAA